Proteins encoded by one window of Clostridium cagae:
- a CDS encoding 2-hydroxyacyl-CoA dehydratase yields MKNYKIGLDIGSTTVKLVVLNHKEQLVYSKYERHYSDIKSTIIELIEEAYKDIGNISCTLSVTGSGGLSVSKWLNVEFVQEVIACSKTVETIIPETDVVIELGGEDAKITYFRGGLEQRMNGSCAGGTGAFIDQMAVLLNTDASGLNDYAKSFNVIYPIASRCGVFAKTDIQPLINEGASKEDIAASIFQAVVNQTIGGLACGKPIKGNVAFLGGPLFFLSELRQRFIETLKLEEEQVIFPEKSQLFVAQGAALLSIKNNFTDLESIVKKVKNLSEIKDDDVERLDVLFQNEDEYIKFKKRHEKAKVKRGDLNNYKGKAFLGIDAGSTTTKVALINDKDELIYSLYEGNEGNPLKKVIQMLKDLYSKLPSEVEIVNTTVTGYGEALIKSALHIDIGEIETIAHYKAAEYFLPGVNFILDIGGQDMKCLKIKNGTIDSILLNEACSSGCGSFIETFAKSLNMKIQDFAEEAIKAKSPVDLGSRCTVFMNSRVKQSQKEGAEISDISAGLSYSVIKNALFKVIKLRDEKDIGDKVIVQGGTFYNDAVLRSFELVSGRKAIRPDIAGLMGAFGCAIISKERYIDGKKSSILSKDKIDNFNMTSVFKRCGKCGNNCLLTVNKFSTDEEFISGNRCERALGVNKTKNDIPNLYKYKYKRTFNYIPLKENEAKRGVIGIPRVLNMYENYPFWFKILTSLGFSVKLSPSSSKNIYEKGIETIPSESACYPAKLVHGHVMSLINSGVKTIFYPCIPYEKKEFVGANNHYNCPMVTSYPEVIKNNVDELKNKNIKYISPFFSLDDEKELAKRIVHEFKEYNVTLKEAECAINLGVKEREAYKKDIQNKGEEVLRYLEDNNKYGIVLCGRPYHIDPEINHGIPDVINSYGMAVLTEDSVSHLGNLKNKLRVVDQWTYHSRLYRAAQVVAENNNLEIIQLNSFGCGLDAVTSDQVSEIVSSKGKIYTLLKIDEGNNLGAAKIRIRSLKAAIEERSRKNYIPLEEKVEYNNPVFTKEMRKSHTILVPQMSPIHFKLIQEAARSSGYNVEVLPSIDAKAIDEGLKYVNNDACYPSIIVIGQMINALKSGKYDLNNTSVIISQTGGGCRATNYIGFLKMALKHAGFENIPVISLNAVGLEKQPGFKVNFKFLNKSLMALIYGDLFMRTLYRTRPYEKESGSANALYEKFNKKAEENIKTGSKKEFERNIKEIIEAFDKLPLLDIKKPRVGVVGEILVKFHPTANNDIVGILEREGAEAVVPDLLDFFLYSAYDDVFKHDYLAGSLKNKFISKFAIAYIESFRKSMKKYLDNSSRFTAPKHITELGKLASPIVSLGNQTGEGWFLTAEMIELIESDAENIVCMQPFACLPNHVTGKGMIKALKEKYPESNIVAIDYDPGASNVNQLNRIKLMLSVAFKKIDEQIILCKDIQPDVEVLTKEVSVTLEKKE; encoded by the coding sequence ATGAAGAACTATAAAATAGGATTAGATATTGGCTCGACAACGGTTAAACTAGTTGTTCTTAATCATAAGGAGCAATTAGTTTATAGTAAATATGAAAGACATTACTCTGATATAAAGAGTACCATTATAGAATTAATAGAAGAAGCATATAAAGATATTGGAAACATAAGTTGTACATTGAGTGTAACAGGCTCTGGTGGACTTTCTGTATCTAAATGGCTTAATGTAGAATTTGTACAAGAAGTTATTGCATGTTCAAAAACAGTTGAAACAATAATTCCGGAAACAGATGTTGTAATAGAATTAGGTGGAGAAGATGCTAAAATAACTTATTTTAGAGGTGGCCTTGAACAAAGAATGAATGGAAGTTGTGCAGGTGGAACAGGAGCTTTTATAGATCAAATGGCTGTGTTATTAAATACAGATGCCAGTGGTCTAAATGATTATGCTAAAAGTTTTAATGTTATATATCCAATAGCTTCAAGGTGTGGAGTTTTTGCTAAAACAGATATACAACCTCTTATAAATGAAGGCGCAAGTAAAGAGGATATTGCAGCATCTATTTTTCAAGCGGTAGTTAATCAAACAATAGGTGGACTAGCATGTGGGAAACCTATAAAAGGAAATGTTGCTTTCCTAGGAGGTCCATTATTCTTTCTATCAGAATTAAGGCAAAGATTTATAGAAACATTAAAATTAGAAGAAGAACAAGTGATTTTCCCTGAAAAATCACAATTATTTGTAGCACAAGGAGCAGCGTTATTATCAATAAAAAATAACTTTACAGATCTTGAAAGTATAGTAAAAAAAGTTAAAAATTTATCTGAAATAAAAGATGATGATGTTGAAAGATTAGATGTTTTATTTCAAAATGAAGATGAATATATAAAATTCAAAAAAAGACACGAAAAGGCTAAGGTAAAAAGAGGAGATTTAAATAATTATAAAGGTAAAGCTTTTTTAGGGATAGATGCGGGATCAACGACTACCAAAGTTGCATTAATAAATGATAAAGATGAGCTTATATATTCTTTATATGAAGGTAATGAAGGTAATCCACTTAAAAAAGTTATACAAATGTTAAAAGACTTATATTCAAAATTACCAAGTGAAGTCGAAATTGTAAATACAACTGTGACAGGGTATGGAGAAGCTTTAATTAAGTCAGCACTACATATTGATATTGGAGAAATAGAAACAATTGCCCATTATAAAGCAGCAGAATATTTTTTACCGGGGGTTAATTTTATTTTAGATATTGGTGGACAAGATATGAAATGCTTAAAGATAAAGAATGGAACAATAGATAGCATATTGTTAAATGAAGCTTGTTCATCTGGATGTGGTTCTTTTATAGAAACATTTGCGAAATCATTAAATATGAAGATTCAAGATTTTGCTGAAGAAGCTATTAAAGCGAAATCACCAGTGGACTTAGGTTCAAGGTGTACTGTTTTTATGAATTCGAGAGTAAAACAATCACAAAAAGAAGGCGCTGAAATTTCTGATATATCTGCAGGGTTATCATATTCTGTAATAAAAAATGCTTTATTTAAAGTTATTAAATTAAGAGATGAAAAAGATATTGGAGACAAAGTAATAGTACAAGGCGGAACATTTTATAATGATGCTGTACTTAGAAGCTTTGAACTTGTTTCAGGTAGAAAAGCTATTAGACCTGACATAGCAGGCCTTATGGGTGCTTTTGGATGCGCAATAATATCAAAAGAAAGATATATAGATGGAAAAAAATCTAGTATACTTTCTAAAGATAAAATTGATAATTTTAATATGACATCAGTATTTAAGCGATGTGGAAAATGTGGAAATAATTGTCTTTTAACCGTTAATAAATTCTCAACTGATGAAGAGTTTATTTCAGGTAATAGATGCGAAAGAGCACTTGGTGTAAATAAAACTAAAAATGATATTCCTAACTTATATAAATATAAGTATAAGAGAACTTTTAACTATATTCCTCTTAAAGAGAATGAAGCTAAAAGAGGGGTAATAGGGATTCCAAGAGTGTTAAATATGTATGAAAACTATCCATTTTGGTTTAAAATTCTTACTTCTCTTGGATTTAGTGTGAAATTATCACCTTCATCAAGCAAAAATATATATGAAAAGGGAATAGAAACAATACCGTCTGAATCGGCATGTTATCCAGCAAAATTAGTTCATGGGCATGTAATGTCACTTATAAATTCAGGAGTAAAAACTATTTTTTATCCTTGTATACCATATGAAAAAAAAGAATTTGTTGGTGCTAATAATCATTATAATTGTCCTATGGTAACATCTTACCCTGAAGTTATTAAGAACAATGTTGATGAATTAAAAAATAAAAATATAAAATATATCTCTCCCTTCTTTTCATTAGATGATGAAAAGGAATTAGCAAAAAGAATAGTTCATGAATTTAAAGAGTATAATGTTACATTAAAAGAAGCGGAATGTGCTATTAATTTAGGCGTAAAAGAGAGAGAGGCTTATAAAAAAGATATTCAAAATAAGGGTGAAGAAGTTTTAAGATATCTTGAAGACAATAATAAATATGGAATAGTTTTATGTGGAAGGCCTTATCATATAGATCCAGAAATAAATCATGGAATACCTGATGTAATAAATTCTTATGGTATGGCTGTATTAACAGAAGACAGTGTATCTCATTTAGGAAATTTAAAAAATAAACTTAGAGTTGTTGATCAATGGACTTATCATTCAAGATTATATAGAGCAGCACAAGTTGTAGCTGAAAATAATAACCTTGAAATAATCCAGTTAAATTCTTTTGGTTGTGGATTAGATGCAGTAACAAGTGACCAAGTATCTGAAATTGTAAGTTCTAAAGGAAAGATATACACTTTACTTAAGATAGATGAAGGAAACAATTTAGGAGCGGCTAAGATAAGAATTAGATCATTAAAGGCTGCAATAGAAGAAAGAAGCAGAAAGAATTATATACCATTAGAAGAAAAGGTAGAATACAATAATCCTGTATTTACAAAAGAAATGAGAAAAAGTCATACAATACTTGTACCTCAAATGTCACCAATTCATTTTAAATTGATACAAGAGGCAGCAAGATCAAGTGGATATAATGTTGAAGTATTACCTTCAATAGATGCAAAAGCAATTGATGAAGGGTTAAAATACGTAAATAATGATGCATGTTATCCATCTATAATAGTTATTGGTCAAATGATTAATGCATTAAAATCTGGTAAATATGATTTGAATAATACATCAGTTATAATAAGTCAAACTGGCGGTGGATGTAGGGCAACTAATTATATAGGATTTTTAAAGATGGCTTTAAAACATGCAGGATTTGAAAATATACCTGTAATATCTCTAAATGCAGTAGGGCTTGAAAAACAACCAGGATTTAAGGTGAATTTTAAATTTTTAAATAAATCACTTATGGCTTTAATATATGGTGATTTATTTATGAGAACTTTATATAGGACCAGACCATATGAAAAAGAGAGTGGTTCTGCTAATGCGTTATATGAAAAATTTAATAAAAAAGCAGAAGAAAATATAAAAACTGGTAGTAAAAAAGAATTTGAAAGAAATATAAAAGAAATAATAGAAGCTTTTGATAAATTACCATTATTAGATATTAAGAAACCAAGAGTTGGAGTTGTTGGTGAAATATTAGTTAAGTTCCATCCAACTGCTAATAATGATATAGTTGGGATATTAGAAAGAGAAGGTGCTGAAGCTGTAGTACCAGATTTGTTAGACTTTTTCTTATATTCAGCATATGATGATGTTTTTAAACATGATTATCTTGCAGGAAGTTTAAAAAATAAATTTATTAGTAAATTTGCTATAGCTTATATAGAGAGCTTTAGAAAATCTATGAAGAAGTATTTAGATAATAGTAGTAGATTTACTGCACCAAAGCATATAACTGAACTAGGCAAATTAGCTTCACCAATAGTATCACTTGGAAATCAAACTGGAGAAGGATGGTTCCTGACAGCAGA
- a CDS encoding tetratricopeptide repeat protein, with product MNYFNEGNKLYNTQDYLRAIDCYKKSATQKQNEACSYYNAGVCFIKLKEFDKAITMLKNALTIQNESKYYFNLGYCYTMKNKLNKALQFFNVAWAISNDDTDCEKAINLILTKLSKN from the coding sequence ATGAACTATTTTAATGAAGGAAATAAATTATACAATACTCAAGACTATTTACGAGCTATTGATTGTTATAAAAAATCTGCTACTCAGAAACAAAATGAGGCTTGTTCATATTATAATGCCGGTGTTTGTTTTATTAAGTTAAAGGAATTTGATAAAGCAATAACTATGTTAAAAAATGCTCTTACTATTCAAAACGAAAGTAAATATTATTTTAATTTAGGTTATTGCTACACCATGAAAAACAAACTAAATAAAGCCTTGCAATTTTTTAATGTAGCATGGGCTATTAGCAATGATGATACTGATTGCGAAAAAGCAATAAACTTAATTCTCACAAAATTATCAAAAAATTAA
- a CDS encoding transglutaminase-like domain-containing protein translates to MEKILLYKIIIFGIIGMSILLSIMKVLRSSNIDYVIAPIIDTIASILTFMLILLKYENINSILSYFIKNILGDLYLTNGIIKIIGIIALFIIIKFIIKFIISIIQSTIFSGGKKVINESKTLLIIFSTIFGIVRACIFILILFVPIIMFNSIPNNPYQINIFNDITAFNKVEDIIDKNKSKIINNGLIKDIASNRIIYYNGVTLDEGVKSNDVINEKARKIVSSSKNDREKAKKLYSWIGSNISYDYDKATRVLNSENVKNSGAICAYEEKNGICFDYACLYVAMARATNLNVRLITGEAYNGEEYISHAWNEVYLSDENKWIKVDSTFYNAGNYFDCDNFDDIHKKDNIAGEW, encoded by the coding sequence ATGGAAAAAATTCTTTTATACAAAATTATAATTTTTGGTATAATAGGAATGTCAATACTGCTTAGTATAATGAAAGTGTTAAGGAGTTCTAATATTGATTATGTTATCGCTCCTATAATAGATACAATAGCAAGCATATTGACATTTATGCTGATTTTGTTAAAATATGAGAATATTAATAGTATATTATCATACTTTATAAAAAACATTTTAGGAGATTTATATTTAACTAATGGAATAATTAAAATAATTGGGATTATAGCCTTATTTATTATTATAAAATTTATAATAAAATTTATAATTTCAATAATACAATCAACTATTTTTAGCGGTGGAAAGAAAGTTATAAATGAAAGTAAAACATTACTAATTATTTTTTCAACTATATTTGGTATCGTTAGAGCGTGTATTTTTATATTGATATTATTTGTTCCTATAATAATGTTTAATTCTATTCCTAATAATCCTTATCAGATTAATATTTTTAACGATATTACTGCGTTTAATAAAGTAGAAGATATTATAGATAAAAATAAATCTAAAATAATAAATAATGGATTGATTAAGGATATAGCATCGAATAGAATTATTTATTATAACGGGGTTACTTTAGATGAAGGGGTAAAATCTAATGATGTTATTAACGAAAAGGCAAGGAAAATAGTCTCATCAAGCAAAAATGATAGAGAAAAAGCAAAAAAATTATATTCGTGGATTGGCTCTAATATAAGTTATGATTATGACAAAGCAACAAGAGTTTTAAATTCAGAAAATGTGAAAAATAGTGGAGCTATATGTGCATATGAAGAAAAAAATGGTATATGTTTTGATTATGCATGTCTTTATGTGGCTATGGCGAGAGCAACTAACCTAAATGTAAGGTTAATAACTGGAGAGGCATATAATGGAGAAGAATATATAAGTCATGCATGGAATGAAGTATATTTAAGTGATGAAAATAAGTGGATTAAAGTTGATTCAACATTTTATAATGCAGGAAATTACTTTGACTGTGATAATTTTGATGATATACATAAAAAAGATAATATTGCAGGAGAATGGTAG
- the recX gene encoding recombination regulator RecX yields MAKITKLEVQKRNKERVNVFLDEDYAFSISAELIYKEGIKVKDSVDSEKLKVLANKDAIIKCREAAIKTIERNLKTEKQVRDKLTLKGYDEDAITKAIDFLKEYNFLDDKDYTNKFVKDKLKCQGSNKIRYSLMQKGVSKDVIEEELSSIDKENEKESALILAQKKLNSLRKTEDDTYKISNKLYRFLLSKGYGYDIIKDVVKEAMNFELYD; encoded by the coding sequence ATGGCTAAAATAACAAAATTAGAAGTTCAAAAGAGAAATAAAGAAAGAGTAAATGTATTTTTAGATGAGGATTATGCCTTTTCTATAAGTGCTGAATTGATATATAAAGAAGGAATTAAGGTAAAAGATAGTGTAGATTCAGAAAAACTTAAGGTATTAGCAAATAAAGATGCTATTATAAAATGTAGAGAAGCTGCAATAAAAACTATAGAAAGAAATTTAAAAACAGAAAAACAGGTAAGAGATAAATTGACTTTAAAGGGTTATGATGAAGATGCTATAACTAAGGCAATAGATTTTTTAAAAGAGTATAATTTTTTAGATGATAAGGATTATACCAATAAATTTGTTAAAGATAAATTGAAGTGTCAAGGAAGTAATAAGATTAGATATTCACTTATGCAAAAGGGTGTATCTAAAGATGTTATAGAAGAGGAACTGAGTAGCATAGATAAAGAAAATGAAAAAGAAAGTGCACTTATTTTAGCTCAGAAGAAGTTAAATAGTCTTAGAAAAACAGAAGATGATACATACAAGATATCAAATAAGTTGTACCGCTTTTTATTATCTAAAGGATATGGATATGACATTATCAAAGATGTAGTTAAAGAAGCTATGAATTTTGAACTTTATGACTAA
- a CDS encoding M16 family metallopeptidase, whose protein sequence is MIKLNFDIKRHKLNNGLEVITINKNTQIPSINIGIKVGALNENLEQKGISHFIEHCLFKGTYTRNDEELNSDLEALGGEYNAYTDYEATVYTISCLMEEFKNGVSILSDMIINSKFEESEIEKERGVILAEIRTGKDDLEDYSFKNVNDIAFTKSAFKYEVAGLEENVNKFTREEIKRFYKKYYTPKNSLITMVSPLSHDEAIKLIEDNFSMWTGEKPEHIDVIKEKNKNITKITYKKDIEQSTIIYLYTFNELEKEDELPLRILNHKLGESANSLLFREVRENRGLAYDIYTNLEISTNIKTIYIYTSVAEENLEEAKCAIEQTLNNVIDGKIQICDRDLDVMKKVHKTAVISTLEDSLELCNYILHQELEGEDIFEFVKDMERLNNIDKVKINEVSKKVFKNPTIHILKSN, encoded by the coding sequence ATGATAAAATTAAATTTCGATATAAAAAGGCATAAGTTAAATAATGGATTAGAAGTAATAACTATAAATAAGAATACACAAATACCATCTATAAACATAGGAATTAAAGTTGGTGCACTAAATGAAAATTTAGAACAAAAGGGAATAAGTCATTTTATTGAACATTGTTTATTTAAGGGGACATATACTAGAAATGATGAAGAGCTTAATAGTGATTTAGAAGCTTTAGGGGGAGAGTATAATGCATATACTGATTATGAAGCTACAGTGTATACAATTAGTTGTTTGATGGAAGAATTTAAGAATGGAGTATCTATACTAAGTGATATGATTATAAATTCTAAATTTGAAGAAAGCGAAATAGAAAAAGAAAGAGGCGTAATTTTAGCTGAAATAAGGACAGGAAAAGATGATTTAGAAGATTATAGCTTTAAAAATGTAAATGATATAGCATTTACCAAGAGCGCTTTTAAATATGAAGTAGCAGGTCTTGAAGAGAATGTTAATAAATTTACTAGAGAAGAAATAAAAAGATTCTATAAAAAATATTATACACCTAAAAATTCATTAATTACTATGGTTTCACCATTGAGTCATGATGAAGCGATAAAATTAATAGAAGATAATTTTAGTATGTGGACTGGAGAAAAGCCAGAACATATAGATGTTATTAAAGAAAAGAATAAGAATATAACAAAAATTACGTACAAAAAAGATATAGAACAAAGTACAATAATCTATTTATATACTTTTAATGAGCTAGAAAAAGAAGATGAATTACCACTTAGAATATTAAATCATAAATTAGGTGAGAGTGCTAATTCACTTTTATTTAGAGAAGTAAGAGAAAATAGAGGGCTTGCTTATGATATATATACAAACTTAGAAATAAGTACTAATATAAAAACTATATATATATATACATCAGTAGCTGAAGAAAATTTAGAAGAAGCTAAATGTGCAATAGAGCAAACATTAAATAATGTTATTGATGGAAAAATTCAAATTTGTGATAGGGATTTAGATGTTATGAAAAAAGTTCATAAGACAGCAGTAATTTCAACACTAGAGGATTCATTGGAACTTTGTAATTATATATTGCATCAAGAGCTTGAAGGTGAAGATATATTTGAATTTGTTAAAGATATGGAAAGATTAAATAATATTGATAAAGTTAAAATAAATGAAGTTAGTAAAAAAGTTTTTAAAAATCCAACTATTCATATATTAAAATCTAATTAA
- a CDS encoding response regulator transcription factor, with protein MKKSILIVEDELKIRFLIRDYLLKDGFNIFEASDGEEGLFQFSKEKIDLIILDIMMPKMNGLEMLEKLREVSNVPVIFLTAKGEEEDKLEGYQFGADDYMTKPFSPKVLVAKVKALLKRTREDLDSSIQNFNGLSVNQLSHEVKVNDKIILLSPKEYELLIYLINNESIALSRDNILDNVWGIDYYGDIRTVDTNIKRLREKLLDKSSYIVTVRGSGYKFEVK; from the coding sequence ATGAAAAAATCAATCTTAATTGTGGAAGATGAACTTAAAATTAGATTTTTAATTAGGGACTATCTTTTAAAAGATGGTTTTAATATTTTTGAAGCATCCGATGGAGAAGAAGGTCTATTCCAATTCAGTAAAGAAAAAATTGATTTAATAATCTTAGATATAATGATGCCAAAAATGAATGGATTGGAGATGCTTGAAAAACTTAGAGAAGTATCAAATGTTCCTGTAATTTTTCTTACTGCAAAAGGTGAAGAAGAAGATAAACTTGAAGGATATCAATTTGGTGCAGATGATTATATGACCAAACCTTTTAGTCCTAAAGTCTTAGTTGCAAAGGTTAAGGCATTACTAAAAAGAACAAGAGAAGATTTAGATTCAAGTATTCAAAATTTTAATGGGTTAAGTGTAAATCAACTTTCTCATGAAGTTAAAGTTAATGATAAAATCATACTTTTATCACCTAAAGAATATGAGCTCTTAATTTATCTAATAAATAATGAGAGCATTGCATTAAGTCGTGATAACATACTAGATAATGTGTGGGGAATTGATTATTATGGTGATATTCGTACTGTAGATACTAATATTAAAAGACTTAGAGAAAAATTATTAGATAAGTCATCTTATATAGTTACTGTTCGTGGTAGTGGCTATAAGTTCGAGGTTAAATAA
- a CDS encoding HAMP domain-containing sensor histidine kinase → MKHSLSKRLFVITLSLVFGLLLLLYFTQSFLFERFYFYRKTSLLVKEISKIQTLYSYQNTDDYALYQALDKFENDNNSKVAIFSLNGELMYLPNKIENKDNIAILTKFCDELINDKTLILDVIKSSKIKVTRFYNQGTENQKIGIIAPMSLKSNNDSVIISVSSIQQIEEASKVIDEFYIYVFLGLTIIAGILSSIYSNLISKPLTNLNTVANKMSNMDFTVSCDVDREDEIGNLARTLNFLSKNLQNALTDLKQKNQKLEEDIEKERKLENMRKEFVDNVSHELKTPIGIIEGYAEGLKDGIVSGDDALAYLETIISESQKMNALVKNMLELSKLESGTIKPKLESFNINRLISKILKNNHLKFEENDLKINFNSSNPYSYVYADIFQMDQVITNIITNAIKYTPSHNLIDVSINEENDKFKISIKNMGVNIPESEINKIFDKFYRIDKSRQRTKDSTGLGLSIVKNILKLHNSEFNLKNIDNGVEFYFYLSKIVVNNDCD, encoded by the coding sequence ATGAAACATAGTTTATCAAAAAGATTATTTGTAATAACTCTTTCTCTTGTATTCGGATTACTATTATTACTTTATTTTACTCAATCATTCTTGTTCGAAAGATTTTATTTTTATAGAAAAACATCTCTTTTGGTTAAAGAAATAAGTAAAATTCAAACTTTATATTCTTATCAAAATACTGATGACTATGCTTTATATCAAGCACTAGATAAATTTGAAAATGACAATAACTCAAAAGTAGCAATATTCTCTCTTAATGGAGAGCTTATGTATCTGCCAAATAAAATTGAAAACAAAGATAATATAGCTATATTAACTAAATTTTGTGATGAACTTATTAATGATAAAACTTTAATTTTAGATGTTATAAAGTCTTCTAAAATTAAAGTAACACGGTTTTATAATCAAGGAACTGAAAATCAAAAAATTGGTATAATAGCACCTATGTCCTTAAAGTCTAACAATGATAGTGTTATAATATCAGTTTCATCCATTCAGCAAATTGAAGAAGCTTCAAAAGTAATTGATGAATTTTATATTTATGTTTTTTTAGGTTTAACAATAATAGCAGGTATTTTATCTTCTATTTACTCTAATTTAATATCTAAACCCCTTACAAATTTAAATACTGTAGCTAATAAAATGTCTAATATGGATTTTACAGTTTCTTGTGACGTCGATAGAGAAGATGAAATTGGAAATTTAGCTAGAACCTTAAATTTTCTTTCTAAAAATCTTCAAAATGCTTTAACTGATTTAAAACAAAAAAATCAAAAGTTAGAAGAGGATATTGAAAAAGAACGAAAACTTGAAAATATGAGAAAAGAGTTTGTAGATAATGTTAGTCATGAGTTAAAAACTCCTATAGGAATAATTGAAGGCTATGCTGAAGGTCTTAAAGATGGCATAGTATCTGGAGATGATGCCTTAGCTTATTTAGAAACTATAATTAGCGAATCCCAAAAAATGAATGCCTTAGTTAAAAATATGTTAGAACTATCAAAATTAGAGTCCGGAACTATAAAACCTAAATTAGAATCCTTTAACATAAATAGGCTAATTTCTAAAATTTTAAAAAATAATCATCTAAAATTTGAAGAAAATGATTTAAAGATTAACTTTAATTCTAGCAACCCTTACAGTTATGTTTATGCAGATATATTTCAAATGGATCAAGTAATAACGAATATTATAACTAATGCAATAAAATATACTCCTTCACATAATTTAATAGATGTATCTATAAATGAAGAAAATGATAAATTCAAAATTTCAATAAAAAATATGGGTGTAAACATTCCTGAATCAGAAATCAATAAAATATTTGATAAATTTTATAGAATTGATAAATCAAGACAAAGAACTAAAGACAGTACTGGTCTTGGATTATCTATAGTTAAAAATATATTAAAACTTCATAATAGTGAATTCAACCTTAAAAACATAGATAATGGCGTTGAATTTTACTTTTATCTAAGTAAAATTGTTGTTAATAATGATTGTGATTAA